The following are encoded together in the Lathyrus oleraceus cultivar Zhongwan6 chromosome 3, CAAS_Psat_ZW6_1.0, whole genome shotgun sequence genome:
- the LOC127127428 gene encoding ERBB-3 BINDING PROTEIN 1, with translation MSDDEREEKELDLSSSEVVTKYKTAAEIANKALKLVISECKPKAKIVDICEKGDSFIREQTSNVYKNVKKKIERGVAFPTCISVNNTICHFSPLASDETVLEEGDILKIDLACHVDGFIAAVAHTHVLQEGPVTGRAADVIAAANTAAEVALRLVRPGKKNKDVTDAIQKVAAAYDCKIVEGVLSHQLKQFVIDGNKVVLSISNPDTRVDDSEFEENEVYAIDIVTSTGEGKPKLLDEKQTTIYKRAVDKSYHLKMKASRFIFSEISQKFPIMPFSARALEEKRARLGLVECMNHELLQPYPVLHEKQGDFVAHTKFTVLLMPNGSDRVTAHPLQELQPTKTIDDPEIKAWLALGTKTKKKGGGKKKKGKKEDKADESAEAAPQDSTNGATPKE, from the exons ATGTCGGATGATGAAAGGGAGGAGAAGGAGTTGGATCTCTCTTCTTCTGAAGTTGTCACCAAATACAAAACTGCAGCTGAGATCGCTAACA AGGCTTTGAAGTTAGTTATATCAGAATGTAAACCTAAGGCTAAGATTGTGGACATTTGTGAGAAAGGAGATTCATTTATCAGAGA ACAAACTAGTAATGTGTACAAGAATGTGAAGAAGAAGATAGAAAGAGGCGTTGCTTTTCCAACTTGCATATCTGTGAACAACACAATTTGTCATTTCTCTCCTCTAGCCAGTGATGAGACAGTGTTGGAAGAAGGTGATATACTGAAAAT TGATTTGGCTTGTCATGTAGATGGGTTCATTGCTGCGGTGGCTCACACTCATGTTCTTCAAGAAGGTCCAGTTACTGGGCGGGCAGCTGATGTCATTGCTGCTGCAAACACTGCTGCTGAGGTGGCCTTAAGGCTTGTTAGGCCAGGAAAGAAG AACAAGGATGTAACCGATGCAATTCAAAAGGTTGCTGCTGCCTATGATTGTAAAATTGTTGAGGGCGTTCTAAGTCATCAACTGAAGCAGTTTGTGATTGATGGGAACAAGGTTGTGCTTAGTATCTCTAATCCAGATACAAGGGTTGATGACTCCGAGTTTGAAGAAAATGAAGTTTATGCAATTGACATAGTTACAAGCACAGGAGAAGGAAAG CCTAAGTTATTGGATGAGAAGCAAACAACCATTTATAAGCGGGCTGTTGACAAGAGTTATCACTTGAAGATGAAAGCATCTCGATTCATTTTCAGTGAAATAAGCCAAAAATTTCCAATCATGCCATTTTCTGCTAG GGCCTTGGAAGAGAAAAGAGCTCGACTAGGTTTAGTGGAATGTATGAATCACGAGCTCTTGCAGCCATATCCTGTTTTGCATGAGAAGCAAG GTGATTTTGTTGCACACACCAAATTCACGGTTTTGTTAATGCCAAATGGATCTGACCGTGTCACGGCTCATCCTCTCCAAGAATTGCAGCCCACAAAAACCATAGATGATCCTGAGATCAAGGCCTGGCTGGCATTAGGCACAAAGACAAAGAAGAAGGGTGGCGGAAAGAAGAAAAAAG GTAAGAAAGAGGACAAGGCTGATGAGTCAGCTGAAGCTGCGCCACAAGACTCAACTAATGGGGCCACACCTAAGGAATGA